In Candidatus Methylomirabilota bacterium, the genomic stretch CCTACCGGATGGCCGGCCCTGGCCGGGATCCTGGTCGCGGCGGCCCTCTTCCGGCTCATCCTCCTGCCGGCGGCGCCGAGCCTGTCGACCGACCTCTACCGGTACCTCTGGGACGGCCGGCTCGCGGCGGCGGGGGTCAGTCCCTATGGCTACCCCGCCAACGCCCCCGAGGTGGCGGCTTTCCGCGATCCCGTGGTCTACCCGCGGCTGAATCACGCCGACTGGCGGACCGTCTACCCGCCGGGGGCGCAGCTGCTCTTTGCGGGCCTGGCGCGGCTCGCGCCAGGGAGCGTGCTGGGCTTCAAGCTCTTCATCGTCGCCCTCGACCTCGCGACGATCGCGCTCGTCGTCGGGTGGCTCCGAGCGCTCGGGCGCCCGCTCGCCTGGGCGCTCGTCTACGCCTGGCATCCGCTGGTCGTCGTCGAGCTGGCCGGGAGCGGCCACCTGGACGCCGTCGTGCTGGCGACGACCGTGGCGGCGCTCTGGGCGGCCACCCGGGGCCGCGAGGCCTGGGCCGGTGCCTTCCTGGGCGCGGGCGCCCTCGTCAAGCTCTACCCGGTGCTGCTGCTCCCGGCCGTGTGGCGGCGAAGCCCCGGGCGCGCCCTGGCGGCGGCGGCCACCGTCCTCGCCGCGGGCTACGCGCTCTATGCCGGGGAGGGGTGGGCGGTGCTGGGCTCGCTGGCCCGGTACATCTCGGAAGAGGAGTTCAACGGGAGCCTCCGGGCGGCCCTCGAGCTTCTGCTCGGGCCGCTCGGCCCGACGGGGCGCCTGGCCGCGCGCCTGTTGCCGCTCCTCGGCCTGGGTGTGCTGGCTCTCGTCCTCGGACTCTTGGGCCGGGAGATTCCGGTCTGGCGCCGGGCGGTGTGGCTCGTGGGGGGCTACCTCCTGGCGGCGCCCAACCTGTTCCCGTGGTATGCGCTCTGGATCGTGCCACTCATGGCGATGGCGCCCTGGTGGCCCTGGCTCTACCTCTCGTGCGCCGTGGCCCTGACCTACGTCATCTTCGCCCAGCCGGTGTGGACGATCCCCGCCTGGGTGATCGTCGTCGAATTCGGGCCGGTGGGGCTCGGGCTCCTGCTCGCGGCCCGGCCGCGGCTCTGGGGGCCGCGATCGGTCGCGGCTCGCGCCTGGGGGTCGTCGTCGTGAGCGGGCCCGGCGGTCCACCGAGCCCGGAGAAACGGGGACGGATGGCCGAGGTCCCCTGGCAGGCGCGAGCCACGCGGCTCGTCTATCAGAACCAGTGGATCCGCGTGGAGGAGGACCAGGTGGCGCTCCCGGACGGGCGCACGACGATTTACGGAGTCGTGCACTGCGGCGAGTGCGTCGGCGTGCTCCCGTTTCTCGATCCCGAGACGGTGGTGCTGATCCGGCAGTACCGCTACGTGGCCCGCGGGGTCTTCTGGGAGATGCCGACCGGCGGGGTTCATCGGGGGGAAAGCCTCGAGGCGGCGGCGCAGCGGGAGCTGGCCGAAGAGACCGGGTATCGGGCGGGGTCTCTCACCCCGCTGGTCTCGTATCACACCTCGAAAAGCATCCTGGACGAGACGGCACACCTCTTCGTGGCCGAGGCCCTGTCCCCCAGCCTGACGCCCCCCGACGAGACGGAGTTCATCGAGGTGCGTCCGGTGCCGTTCGCCTCGGCGCTCCAGATGGTCGAGACCGGGGAGATCAAGGACAGCATGACGGTGATCGCGGTGCTGCACGCCGCGCTTCGGCGAGGACGCTAGATCATGGGAGGGGGCCTCGACGGCCCCCTCCCAAGCCCTCCCCCAGAACAGGGTTGCGCGGGCGAAGCCCGCGCTCGAAGCGCTGTTAATCCGGCACGCTGCTACACACCGAGGAAGCG encodes the following:
- a CDS encoding glycosyltransferase family 87 protein; translation: MTPAILTGCALVLAAAFGALAWLGDLFHAVHPFIVLFGLASLAYGLAVVRVVRRPPTGWPALAGILVAAALFRLILLPAAPSLSTDLYRYLWDGRLAAAGVSPYGYPANAPEVAAFRDPVVYPRLNHADWRTVYPPGAQLLFAGLARLAPGSVLGFKLFIVALDLATIALVVGWLRALGRPLAWALVYAWHPLVVVELAGSGHLDAVVLATTVAALWAATRGREAWAGAFLGAGALVKLYPVLLLPAVWRRSPGRALAAAATVLAAGYALYAGEGWAVLGSLARYISEEEFNGSLRAALELLLGPLGPTGRLAARLLPLLGLGVLALVLGLLGREIPVWRRAVWLVGGYLLAAPNLFPWYALWIVPLMAMAPWWPWLYLSCAVALTYVIFAQPVWTIPAWVIVVEFGPVGLGLLLAARPRLWGPRSVAARAWGSSS
- a CDS encoding NUDIX hydrolase is translated as MAEVPWQARATRLVYQNQWIRVEEDQVALPDGRTTIYGVVHCGECVGVLPFLDPETVVLIRQYRYVARGVFWEMPTGGVHRGESLEAAAQRELAEETGYRAGSLTPLVSYHTSKSILDETAHLFVAEALSPSLTPPDETEFIEVRPVPFASALQMVETGEIKDSMTVIAVLHAALRRGR